Genomic window (Oryzias latipes chromosome 17, ASM223467v1):
ACCTAACATCTATAGTTTGGAAATGAAGAACctaaagtacaaataaaaaacacagtcaGGAAATTGAACCAGAAACCTTCCAGTTTTGTAAGGATTTTCTAATACAAATGTACAATAAACCGAAAAATAATGCTAACTTTGATCTACTTCCTTTGCTTCCCTTCTGTACTTTAGGTCACTCTCAAGTGAATCAAGACCCTCACCCTCGCATCCAGACCAGAGTTCAGGCTAGCTTTCACACTCGCCACAGAAACCAGAGAATCTGAAGGAAACAAACCCTGGTGGCAATTGTGAAAGAGGGAAAGTGTCTTCCAGAGCTGGATGTACCACCTTATGTAAACCATACCAGATAATGACCAAAATTAATTAATCTGAAGGCCCTATATCATGCTAAGTccactttttttcatctttgggGTTTATCATAATCTTAATTCCTCACAAGAAAAACCTTCCATACTTTGATCCATTCACCTATTTTTGAGTATCCCTCAATCGCTGCACTGAGTATCAGTCCCCTCCAACCCaggaaaacgagtgggttctcacataaATACCTATGAAAGTGAGAAAAAGCTCCTTCCAGGAaaagtctgcgctgccagcaccgccccccagGCTAAAatacacacccactttctctgcagtGATCGactaaacacttttcttttatatgcacaacatgcacaccatctttgcaaaagttcggatgttgtttttttttttgtgggcgaaatgcagacacgctCAGAGATGGAGTCGTCTTAattccgggtaggaaaatgagctgcgaaaccaatttaaaaaaaaaaatgttgtttagcgtgccaaaggtttttttttaaggtaagcCTTAAGAAAAgaatgatatagaccctttaacaTAGCTTTCagattcttttttcccccccattttCACCAAAAACTGATTCATGcaccttttgtcattttcaggtTTCAGAATCTCAGATTAAAGGATTTAGGTCTTCTGTTGTTCGTTTCCACGTGTATTTTATGGGCTGTATgttttggttaaagaaaaaataatggaGTTTCCGTGTGGATCCAAATTTGTTTCTTGTATATGTCTAAAGCGATGAGGTAATCCATAGATTTCTTGTTAATGtgatgtgtgagtgtgagaagaTGAGCAAATAAACACTCGACACATTTCCGTGTAAAGTCACACAGTGATCTAAACTGAGCTCCAGCCTTTTCAGATCACATTTCCATGGTTACCACTAAGTGCCCTATGCAGTTATAGCATGAGCATAAAGCGTGTCATGTGttactgtttgaaaaacaagGGAATTTGATGACAAGTTTACAAAGTTGCATGCATCCACTCACCATGTGTATGGGTGTGGACATCAGATCCCTTTCTGTGaccagtctgtattgatcggtGACATACAGGCCCTTCTGGGCCAAGGCCTGAATGACGGCATTGTGTCCCACCAAAGGTTTGACGGCATCGCTGCGCAGGATGAGGCTTCCGGCGCGACAGTAGAGCTCAGCGGACTGAAGCAGGCAGGCGACCGGGGGTTTCAGGTGCTCCTGGTTGTACTGGTCCTTGTAGAGTGGTTCAGCCAGCTCTTCTGGCACCACATCTGAGGGAGGAAAACAGATGAAgtcccctttttttaatgttttgttgttgcccAGAGCAACAACAAGTGTGTGAttgccacacactcacacacttatTTCCTTCAGATCTTCAGCGGAAAAATAAGGAAGAGTACAAACAACATTCTAGAGGGAAATTCTTGTGCAGTCACTCAGAACAGACTGTTAGCTTGTATGAGTCAGTTACATGGTGACCTGTGTGTGTTAGAGGAGGTGTAGGTTACAAAGCAAGAAACCTGTTACATCATCCAGCAGATCTGATTTAAAGATAATagcctaaaaaacaaacaaacatgaaagcTTACGGCTATGAGTTCTTTCCTCGAATATTCTCCAAGAACAGCTAAATGTCTTGGACTCCACCTCGAGGTGCCATGCCAAGTGTTACATGGAATTTCCCCTCTTCTCTGTTCTTTGGGTTACATTTGAGGACAGCCTGGTGGCTTTCATAGAGTCTGAGTGAGTTTTTTCTTCCATAGGGATCATTTTCTCACATATATATCTGGTCGGTTGTGTGCTTAACATCAGAATCACTGAGACGGTCAGACGGTTCTGTGATGACGGTGTTGATGAAAGTTTGCTCTCTCAGATCCATGGAAAAGTGAATTGGGTTCGAAATCCAAaccaatttttttctcatttcaacTGAGTTTAACACTTCTCACACTCTTTAAGTGACCAACGCTGCTCTAAGCTTCTAAATTCTTGCTGGGAAATCTTCATCAGGAGACCTAGTGATCTCCCTCAGGTGCTGGTCCACGCTgtagggtggcaaatgagaacagcagagtgaaagcccattacaaatgaaacagttttattgttgatggattattattattaatgagtTTTCCAAATATAAGAAATGCCTCTTGCCATAGCAATGACACAGCGCAGATTTTGGTTAAGGACAGGGTGCTGATGTCCCAGATTGGCCAGCATTCACAGTACAGGGGCGTAGCAAATAATTTTAGGGGCTCAagatttcaataaaaatgattgcttttgttatttttggcaaagcttaaagaagcttgcactaatgatttcttaatctttgtcaatagaAATAGCTCCATCCGTGTTCCTTATCGACCGTCTCACTGCATTGATCCTTGTCTCATTCTAAGATGCTAAGGTGTTGTTCTGTCTAGTCAAGTGTGTGGCAGACAAATCCAGGTTTTCACTCTCCAGGGTGTCCACAGATCTCCAGTCTTTGAAAGGCCACTTTTGGCTTCCTTTGCCCCTGTCTGCCCTTTAACCACCCGATTGACTGGACAGGATTTGTGTAGGTGATCAGCGTAGATATCTAGAAGTTAATTATGACCGTCACCCTTAAAGAGTAGAGTTCTCCACCTCAACACATTAGATCTAACATTAATCTGCAACCATTGTCTACATGtaagaactggactgtgtgATCCTTTCCccctcatgttccaaacaggaagtacctgctggcttcaagaagccaaatTCCAACTGACTTCTATTGAGGATTAACAGCTATTAGATCAGTCATTATGACCATGTCCAAAGTACTGTCCTTCTCCCTGAGTACTAAAAAACTATAgtatagagcagtgtttttcaaccttttttgagccacggcacactttaaccttgacaaaaatcccgcggcacaccagcatccaaaaaaaagaaaagcagtaattcatggtctgtattgattgacagccccccccccctctcacgtgcattttgtgcattttgtgataattgtggccgaaaaagcaggaagttgcggctgttttttctaagacatgaaataaaagttaaattagaaaatttagaaactgtttgtttattCGTTGAGGTTTCTAGACATTTCACGCGGACGACAcggggacactggccctttaagccaatgcatcatgggagatgtagtgtgaaaactgccgaaaaagggcagaaagactcgcgtctgtgagcttcattgttttgttcacggtctgacacggtctgacaccggactctgtggaaagctacaccgctaaagacgagctttagctggtatttttgttagaactgagcgactttatcagcagaattaagaacaagaaAGTGAAGAcattaaccacttctgattggtcagactgatgacatgtgattaagacttcaacaatgattggcggagacagttaaaggggcgggacttttccgcaaaccactatagctgcaggtaaatcgcggtaccgtattcttatcaaaatgtctttaatagaatcaaataaacacaaagaaaaattaattttaagatcttttatattcctaactgctcagtgttttatcagggcctgtttggatgaacaaagagcttatttcctggagatggaaaatgtttttagatcagttaatgattaatgagggcaatttcccacggcacacttgaccatctcccacggcacactagtgtgccgcggcacactggttgaaaaacactggtataGAGAGTGGGAAGCtctgccctggattttaaaagcaattcggacatcATGCTcagtactttatttttttttaacggcaAATATCACGTCACACTTTCCCCGAagtaaaaaactaataaataggatcattttatgaagacttttTAATAAATCCTCTGTTAtgaagatgaaaacttggatgattcatgaagaagaaatgaaattaaaaaattttcCCATGATAAATTGTTCAAACAATGCGTTGTGGTCGATATTCGACCACAACGCATTGTTTGAAGACATCTGGGACACatttgggaaatttccaggCCACTGAATTTtgtaattgtagattcagacattCTACAAAATGCAGTATGCCCTATATGGTGTGCTAAGTAGTAAGTAGTGAAGGACACAATCTATGTTTGTCATAGAAACCTCTCTTTTTTAACATCTACTTGCTAACGATATTTTTTCCTGTGATATTCTTatttagtgcaagttattcaagataTAAAATGGCCAATaaaatgcctcaataaaagcatgcagTGCCTACTGATCCCCTCATCCaacgtttgaaatgtttgattgacagatttcatgttgCTAATAACGAGCCCGCTTTCAAATggcaggggtgtggacttccaactagctcactcctgattggtgagagtggttgccatagaaacattgattcAGACTAACTTGGATTAAACATTGCTTACTGATGACGTCTTGCTCCAACATGGACGGacactgaattgacttcattttgctggagctggaagtaagtcattttctgtgggtgacatcacactcgctcagtccagttctcagttACAGTCAAGGTCTGCACCTCACAGATCCCATTCTACCTCATCAGAACCAGGATTTGGTTCCCATAAAGAGGGCTGCTCCCTACATAGTCAAGTATGAagccaaagaagaagaaatagcaTTTCAAACAATGAGCGGAGACACAAAACAGAACTTCAGGAGATCCCCAGTCGGCATAACTGTGTTGTTCTTAACCACACATGGTGACTCAAAGTGTAATGGCTCTAGTCACTACTGACCCACTGTATGTAAGactgagtgtgtttgtgtgtgtgtgtgtgtgtgtgtgtgtgtgtgtgtgtgtgtgtgtgtgtgtattccgAGCATTTGGAGTAACTTCCTCTCCTCTCATCTCTGCATTACTCAGAGGAAAAACCAGGACAGCACAGAAATCCTTCCCAGAGgtctccatttttctttttcaaaacacaccAGACAAAGAGCTCAATCCATCTTCACTAATCAAGTACAGtctgttcagaaataaacccaGCATTAAGCGTGTGATGAAGCCTCAGCAGTTTTCCAGTGGCTGTGGTTAAAGTGGCTCCCCCCAATTCAGGCGCACTGGGTCAGGAAAAGAGACATTTAAAGCAACAGGGCAGATGGTAAACCACTTCACAACAAGCCCTCTTCCATCCCGTCACAAACTGATCCTACTTCTGTCACAGCGAAAAGCCCTAACTTTACATTTTCAGTGTTTACTTACAatgtttacaaagaaaaagtcaaacggTCAGGTTTTTTCAGATAACAGCAGATTTCTTGACAACGTTTTTCAGAAAACTGAACTGAGTTTTGCATTTCAAGAAGGTTTTAGATTCGTCAAGCTGGAAAATGACAATGGAGTTTAGGAAAATTTGCCCCTGTAAGTAAAAACCCTGGCTTTTGTGTTGGCCATCAAAGAGGAAATAGACAGGAAGTAGCTCCTACAGGAAGTTCAGGCATGGAGAAGACTGCACCCCTGAAGACCCCTGGGAACAGCACTCAGAATACACAAGCTGACGGTCAGCAGAgcttatcttttttatttcttaatgatggtttaaaaatacataaaaagttgtgaaaaagtaagaaaattcTGCTTCTGTAatagtaaaagaaaacatttcttaaattatGTTTCTGTTCTGTGGGAGAAGCAGAAACAAGTTGGCATAACAGACCATAAGTCACAAATGTGACGTGGAAAAGCTTCTATTATCATCTGCAAATGCTAAATCCCAATCTATCTAACCAGTCTGAGGTTTtctccaacaaaaaaacaaaaagattcacAGAATCTCTGTGCAAAGAGCGAAGCTTCAAACTGATAAGGATCTTTAGGCCTCCCAGGCAGTGCtgctttgtaaaaataaacatctcTGTAGTGAAAATCACGACAATTTTCTCAGattcttttttctccaaaagcCTTCTGGGAACATGGCTGGTTGCTAAAAGTTACAAAAGTTGAAACAACGAAAAAGCAAGctgacatttttttgcatttaacaggtgaataaaaaaatgtttatatatcATTTTAGAAAATCACAAAAAGCGCTAGGCAGGTGATTCAAATAAGCATCCATCATGGCAATACTTAAAGCATGCTGGGTAACCCtaactttgttttaaacttgtGGCATCTGGTACTAAATTATCAAGTTGTCCCTATTTACAGGGAAGAATGTGATTTGATTTGAGGTGAAAATGCAACACAGAAGTGCATGCTGCTGCCATCACAACAGCATGactctgtaaaataaataattcttgCTCTGCAGCTTTTCCAAACAGGTCGGGCATAGTTGGTGCAgcgaaaaataaaacagcagaggGACTGTATTATTCAGCATCCAGCAAGAATGTgaatcatttcatttaaagCAGCAGTTGCTTTAATTCATAGATCCAATGGATCATTGCTGAAAATGAGGATTGAAGCAACAAATGTgttgaaagaaatgttttttattgactttttattatgttgaaagaaaaaaaaagttgcttttaaatttttctaattaacttgctttaaacaatttaaatatatttagtcCATTTAGTCAATCAAGACTAAATGGAAATCGGTCAAAAGCAGgactaaatatatttaaattgtaatttaatgAAATAGTAAcgttattttaacattttgggGGTTTActgacataaaataaatgttcaatgAAATCTATCCTCCAGCTAACGTTGGTGGCTTCGttatttccacaaaaaaatcttaattttatttgtttagagtCATACTTTTGACCTTAAAGGAAAAATCCTGTTCAGAAAAGTCTCTGCATTCCACAAAGTCCTATCAAATGGACTAAATATCTGACCTCTAAAAAACCAAAATCTCTATTAATATTTAAATTGATCCATCTGCTTAAGACTTCAATAATAAGCTGCAGATCGAACACACAGTTTAAGTTATTTCCCAGCGGCACAAACTTGTGCTATTCTTTAATTACTTAATATATTTGAAGACTTAATCATATAAGACCCCGAGTCTTTCCACCACACAGTCAAATGCTTGTTATgctttgacatttaaaagatATTTTCTCTCATAGCTCGACATGAACAAAGGTTCTGTTTTATGCATCATTCGTgccttgaaaatgtttttttttcctcttcactcTTCATTAGGAAAACCAGGAACATTTGGAAATCTCTCAACTTCTAGAGACAAAGTTCAAACTGATGGAGAAACTTTTACATCTGAGCAGCGCCACGTTCAAACTCATGGTTGCTATCTAGGCCAAACAAGCATCTGAGGACTCTTTTTATGAATTGGGCCACAGTTCTCGGTGGTGCTAGGAGCTGAAAGTGTGTCATCGCAGGGCCAGTTCAAAAGCAAGGCAGCAGCAGTCTGCTAAAAAACCCCGCCTCTCTGCCTTTTGAATCCTCGGTGTCCCCCTGCTGTGTGGGGTTAGAAAATAGTGCAGCATGGGAGGTCAGATCAATGGCTTTTACTCAGAGGTGGGGCTGTTTTAGGGCGGTATTTCTGTTCTGGCCTTTTgtcagagctggaaaaaaagCAGGAGTTACTCAGCATTTATGAGGCTGACAGGAAGGAGCTGCTTTCAGGACTCAAAAGGacaaaccaaaaagaaacaTCACGAAGAGAACAAACATTATCTGATATACTACCACGGTATAATAATTACACAACTggggtttctttaaaaatgcggATCTTGATTTGAAACTGTTTTActtctggaaaataaaataaattataataaacaaaagtCAGACTTTGTTTTCTCTCAAAAATAGTCACTGTAGACCATGAAGTCCAACTCCGATCATCTGTAGAGCAATTCTAAAAGCGTGATGATGCATTTCTTTAGCCAAATGAACAACTTGTTATCATGCAGCAGAGCGGCAGTGGTTCATAAagaattcatctctgagttgtggaatAAGACtgcctccatttcccatcatccctttgtttacactctcccgctagcttacaacccctcacccccacaatctaacattaccagtgagcaatattggagctatccagccatcaagtttagagccagatgccagttcggacaaacaaagacgtacatgaatctagaTGTCAACTAGTGGAGCGGAGCAGACAGGTTGCCGTTGTTGGTCTTACATCACACCTACAAACTTTTTACAACTGTATTTagttgtctgctcctgattcacaatgatttgaataaaaatttaaaaaaagacgcagaaatgaaattttaagtcTAATTTCCTTTATGTCCTCCTCCTTGAGAAAAAtccccaagaacatgttaaaaacacattttcatcaaagtacGTCTCtaaatgcatttgcatttttgaaCCTACCCTTTTTGATTGtaatctgatcatttctgtgagAATTGTAGTCAAAATTGTTTGTTGTTGCCAGCAAAAAAGGCTTTAGAGTATATTTATTACGATTAATGCCTAAAATTATTCAGCCTAAAATTCTAATATACATAGTTCAGAATTTAAATAAAGAGGAAGCAATGCCTTTACATCTCCTGGCTGATAGCCTGACACTAAAGAGGGTTATATAACACACTGACTGCTGCTGTGGGGAATAATTAGCAGTAAGCACAAGTTAAACCAATAACCTTGTGACAGGATGCAGTGATTTAACGCACATCACCTTTAGGACCATGAGGACACTCCTTTCAAAACAAACACGTTCATGAGAATTGGAAATCCATCGCGAGTCTTTATTCAATGCAAACGTGTTGTTTCCTAGCATCactaattttaaatattttataatgaTTGTTATTGTTtctctttataaaaatataacgtGTAATATACTAGACATATTAGAGTTTGATGGAGGTATTTTTAAGTCCAACTTTTACAGAGGTCCATGAACGCAACAGCGGCTCTCACTGTCACGTCTGTCCGATAATTGGCTCAGCGCTGTTTTTCCACTTATTTCGCCCAAAATGAAAATGCTCAGGAGGCGCCACCTACCAGAGCCGAACGCTTTGGCCACCAGCCACGTCAGGCTGCAGGAGATCTTGGCTCTGGTGAAGTCGTAGTGGTCGAAGCTCTTGATGGCGGGGACGATGAAGGTCCTTCTCATCCCTCTGTCATCTGCCGCATCTCCCATCGTCGCCGTCTGTCTGCGTCCCGCTGCCGGGGGAGTGGGGGCTCAGTCAGCCGGGGAAGCTCCTGACATCCCGCTCACAAGAACTGAATACGGAAAAAATCCTAAATGGAACAAATAAGACTTGAAGCTTGGTGGAAGCAGGGCTGCGTATGATCCGTTACATGAACGCCATCCTCACTTTTAATGTCGTTTTAACCCCACAGAGTTCAGTGAAGATTTTCTCCATTCCCTGGTGTTTTTATCGTCATTTTCACAAACAGTCAGGGGTTACAGTCCAGCAGCAAAAGTCATTCCGACAGAGGAGCTGAAGCAGCCGCAGTAGTCCATGAGCGTCTTTTTTCTTCGCAACATTTCTCCTCCCCGTCCTTTTTTCTTCTCCGCTGCGCCTTTCCTGCCGCAGATCGGAGAATGGACGCACTGCGCACGCGCGATCCACCCACCCCAGCTATGAATCCTGACAGGAGTCGCCCTTCAGAAATGCAGGCAGAGGTGGAGTCTCCAAACTCTGTCCCAGATGTTGTTTCCACAGAGAAACGTGCTGCTGCTGATTTCATTTCTAAAATTCATAAAATCCACATTTCTCAAAATCTTGCCAGCAGTTCTTGGCCCAGTTTGACAAAACATCCTCCAtcgaaattaaatcaaattttaaaagaatttaaattttCATAATGTATTTGGAGTTTAACTGATTGGGTTaattgattgtgtttttttttttttttttaataattgtttgTCTATATTTCCGTTTTCTCTGACAGGCCCTCCTGCCTATAGATTACATTGAAAGTTTAGTGCATTGAATAATCATCTCAACACCTGCAACCATTCATGCTGGTTTACATAACGTCTGAATAACTTCATAGACACGGGGTTTCTTTAATAATTAGAGTATAATAGAAGCATACTGAAAAGGTGTATTTAACTGGTTTCTTAAAAGTGAACCTaggatgcaataaaaaaaactatcagaGACAGTCATTAAATCTTGttccttttttcattgtttcaatgtttatttatttatttttggtccTGCCTCACTACTGTCTCTATCTCTGTTGCAGTTATTTACACTCACATCACAGCagcagttactttttttgtttttcaagttccTAATTCCTTTgtttatgtacttttttttttgggggggggggggtatttgaAACTCTGTTAACAATAATTTAAGCTTTTCTTTTACATCATCTTTTTACATCACTTAAAAGGAAGACTTAATTGTTGGCTGAGAGGCTCCTCCATTGACAAATGCAGGCAGTTTCAAAATTCCCTaactaaaaacttttaaacCAGCAACAACAGTTGCacattttgatctttttgtctgatttttaaaaaaagaaaatctggatTTCAGTCATAAGTGTTTTCTATGATGTTGTGACATCTGACGTCTTCCTACTGTTTCCTTAAAATCCTGCTTTGGACTCAAACAACTGAATGTTTCTGCCTGACTACAAGATTAGTGAAAACACGAAATGCTGCACTCCAAAAAGTTCAGCAGCGACTTGAAAAACCCACAGTCAACGGTAGATCCTGATGAAATGCACAACTAAACAGCTTCTTTCTGTAACATGGGGATGGCACAGTCACATTTGTTAAAAgcacaattacaaaaaacagaaagtgttttatacgagtttttttcctccatatttAAAAATTCTTACATCATTATATCTGCAGTATACACTAATCTGACAACCTCTCTGTTCAGTTGCACTGGAAATTTTTGAAGAATAAGGCTAAGCTGTAGCATTGAGCCTCAGAAACACATGTTTGTGTCCATAAGTGATAAAACATTCTTTTGTCTTTACAGAGAAATTattttagagaaaaacaaaatctgagtGAGATGTTAAGCAAAATTATGATAAAGGACCAACaatttttccaacaaaaaaacattgtcctgaaaaaagaaaaaagttatcaTTCATATTCAAAAATGTGATCCATTGGTATTGAATGATTTACTGCAGGACAAGGATTGTGTACTTACAGCTCCCTCTGGTGTCAAAAATaagttattacaaaaaaaaggactaaaTAATGTTTTACAGATTAGCCAGTAGATGGCGATCTTTTGCCAAAAATTCAGTCAGAACACTTGGAATTTTGGTTAAcaactgttttatttagtttttcattaaaatcatTGGActcatgaaaagaaataaaactatttttttacattttagtgtTAATTTCTCCCATATGTACTGATGGAAGACAAGTCAAATCATTAGTCTTGCTTAGTGTGAACTGAACCCTCTTTGTCTGCACTTCCACCCAAATCCACCATCATCCTAGAGTCGTTACCAATCATAATGTAGTTAGCATTTTCAATATGAATATTTGGGTGTCTTTGCTGCCAAGTCCTGCCCTCTTCACCACTTTGTTCTTGTTGGTGATTCAGGCCCATGCAGAGCCTTTCGTTCAAAAGCCTCTGCTTGTCTTCTTCCAGCTGTAACTGGCGCAGTCGCTCCTCCTGAACTCTCAGAGTTTGCTCTTTTTTCCAGACTCTCTTTtgagtttgtatttttgctcGAGACAGTaacttttgtagttttttctcAAAGTTCTTTGCTTCCTCTAGTGGAACTAAAGACCGCACGGCCATGGGTATGAGGTCTTTGGGCATGCGGTTCTCCTGTGGCAGCAGAGGGATGACTGTGTTGTATTTGTGCATCTTGTTTATTGCATTTATCAGGGCCATGCTCGTCTTCATCTTCACCAGGTTTGACTTGAAGTTGCGGGTAAGCAGTAAGAAGGTGAACGCTGAGTTGTTGATTGCATCCTCCACACACCTCAGGGGGCACTTTCCAGGAACGGCAAAGTCCTCAGAAAAAGTTGCACCTTTGTTGCTGATGATCTTTTCAATTTTGTCCTTTATGCGCTCCGCcacatcttcatcctcttggGCATGCAAGATTACAAATGCATAAAAtgtttcctcctcttcttcttcgtcTGAACCTTTGCTGTTGTGAATCTTTGTTTGGACTGGGCACCTTGACCCACAGATATTTGTAGAAGATGGTGGATTTATGTGTGATCTTATGCTGAGAGTGTCTGGGGTTTCTTCCTGGACCATTACATGACATTGTGACGTACCAGCCGGTAATGCTGGATGTGATCTTTCTGGTTCAGACAGAAAGCATCCAGTGGGTTGAAGCACAGATAACAGAGGCTCCCCGGAGGCCATCTTTGTTTCACTTTCACAAGCACTGAGAGCAGCTGGTTTTTGTTCTACGTTTTCTAATGTTTCTTGAGATTCTTTGTCCCCTTTCCATGAAACAGTAGGAGGACAGCTTATCTCAAGAGTACTAGGGTACGATAGCTCTGAAGGGCTTTCCTGTAAAGGGCTCGGAGTGCAGTCGATGCTTGCTGATGAATCTTTAGATATGCCTATTTTTGGAGTGTTATCACTCATTTTCAGACACGTCTTGGAATGTGTGAATTCTGGTTCAGGGTTGCTGGCGGAGCACATCCACTCCAAAACCTTAGGCCCACAGACAAGTTTAGCTTCCTCTATGAACTCGTGATCATCCAGGCTGCTGGAGGGGCTCGTATCGAAGCCGTCACTGGAAAGCGCTCTCTTGTATGCCAGATCTCTTACAGTTTGATCACACAGCCT
Coding sequences:
- the LOC101154981 gene encoding TIR domain-containing adapter molecule 1, translating into MSHGERSQGTGLGDIFNILSQAPSERLLSLTLQLGGSPEDVIIQALCLIILKRELHALDKLRTLEDNPLADYLAEKLHPSRLEDFSVHCGQFQAITREPLSALARIFKVLSQQRLCDQTVRDLAYKRALSSDGFDTSPSSSLDDHEFIEEAKLVCGPKVLEWMCSASNPEPEFTHSKTCLKMSDNTPKIGISKDSSASIDCTPSPLQESPSELSYPSTLEISCPPTVSWKGDKESQETLENVEQKPAALSACESETKMASGEPLLSVLQPTGCFLSEPERSHPALPAGTSQCHVMVQEETPDTLSIRSHINPPSSTNICGSRCPVQTKIHNSKGSDEEEEEETFYAFVILHAQEDEDVAERIKDKIEKIISNKGATFSEDFAVPGKCPLRCVEDAINNSAFTFLLLTRNFKSNLVKMKTSMALINAINKMHKYNTVIPLLPQENRMPKDLIPMAVRSLVPLEEAKNFEKKLQKLLSRAKIQTQKRVWKKEQTLRVQEERLRQLQLEEDKQRLLNERLCMGLNHQQEQSGEEGRTWQQRHPNIHIENANYIMIGNDSRMMVDLGGSADKEGSVHTKQD